Proteins encoded within one genomic window of Oryza brachyantha chromosome 7, ObraRS2, whole genome shotgun sequence:
- the LOC102706530 gene encoding putative E3 ubiquitin-protein ligase RF4, with product MVAAGYSGNPRHCHVEERDDKCSSPKLQPDFSADEILTSTSGDSSLAHLKLRHLWSSVQDFVVEHVSSKDLDLYGSKELLESNRFQYMGNNDLRDIVLYSLHAFFKTAVEMISYEGHTEDAVVEAIVDSALCYQFDGPITKIAESARTLLQGGKVVGSFSGKNLDTDLHMLGFYILSCASNLLRKYFPFFTWGDALWCILLCDMDLSIAHAFLTGMNAVASEESEGLEVNGQNLNESSGLHGCSAAEYLREYPLSRSLAMQRMWFSTLTDYIVSIKKSAGKDQVASSGQGQVDSFGQMQKASSLPRTAVQNNRKSAKGTSSKGNSIKSLPDSRKDKDFWESFQLAKSCGKTSSRKLKDSRNVSAFLESACSTLTGTTKVANTMGVKSTTLVSTLPLSSLSSVKRIDSPTVVSTPPLPFPVNHASSSSYNQSGTKHQTVPNGFVHFTLPKTPADGFDFYFSHDGMQTAWVPKDRTEELALDLIRRLGELKLEFKVWTDWASDRVMQSTSRLATEKAILASLRKEVEKAEDCGVFNRKKLEETEKAIENTSHELDRADSRVLELASDISCCRLQKEAAKLQEQRSDASCADILRKKNESLEKLKSVGKEKIHLQEELAAESSKVTKLEKNLERAKGYMDSLKKRCQEGEKMVEEAKEQVHFEKNELRRIEMSARTESNLLILNAQNEARGLQANIKHLEQLVHERLESLHQSMKEVGSSNNFWIIPEIANHPALGLESVRREQECVMCMEEEISVVFLPCRHQVVCVGCNQLHQDQGMTDCPSCRSPIKRRICARFADSS from the exons ATGGTTGCTGCTGGCTACAGCGGCAACCCACGTCATTGTCATGTTGAAGAAAGAGATGATAAATGTAGCAGCCCAAAATTACAGCCTGATTTTTCTGCTGATGAAATATTAACTTCTACTAGTGGTGATTCTTCATTGGCTCATTTGAAGCTTCGTCATCTATGGTCAAGTGTACAAGATTTTGTTGTTGAACACGTATCATCGAAGGATCTTGATTTGTATGGGAGCAAGGAGCTTCTTGAATCAAATAGGTTCCAATATATGGGCAACAATGACTTAAGGGATATTGTATTATATAGCTTACATGCATTCTTTAAGACTGCTGTTGAGATGATATCCTATGAAGGGCATACTGAAGATGCTGTTGTTGAAGCCATTGTGGACTCTGCGCTCTGTTACCAGTTTGACGGACCTATCACTAAGATCGCAGAGAGCGCACGGACATTGCTACAGGGTGGTAAAGTGGTTGGCTCTTTCTCAGGAAAGAATCTTGACACAGATTTGCACATGCTGGGCTTTTATATTCTTAGTTGTGCATCAAATTTGCTTAGGAAGTATTTTCCATTCTTCACTTGGGGTGATGCATTATGGTGCATTCTGCTCTGTGACATGGATCTCTCTATTGCTCATGCATTTCTAACTGGTATGAATGCTGTTGCAAGTGAAGAATCGGAAGGGCTTGAGGTGAACGGTCAGAATCTAAATGAGTCATCAGGATTGCATGGTTGTAGTGCTGCAGAATATCTGAGAGAATACCCACTGTCTCGGTCTTTAGCAATGCAAAGGATGTGGTTCAGTACTTTGACAGATTACATTGTATCAATTAAAAAGTCTGCAGGTAAAGATCAAGTTGCTTCTTCTGGTCAAGGGCAGGTTGATTCTTTTGGTCAAATGCAAAAGGCTTCGTCTTTGCCTAGGACTGCTGttcaaaataatagaaaatcagCTAAAGGCACCAGTAGTAAGGGAAATTCCATTAAATCTCTTCCAGACTCTAGAAAGGACAAGGACTTTTGGGAGAGCTTCCAACTAGCGAAGAGTTGTGGCAAAACTTCTtcaagaaaattaaaagataGTAGAAATGTCTCTGCATTTCTTGAATCTGCTTGCAGCACTTTGACAGGCACAACAAAGGTAGCTAATACAATGGGCGTGAAGTCAACTACATTAGTTTCAACTCTGCCTCTTTCTAGCCTTTCTTCAGTCAAAAGAATAGATTCACCAACAGTAGTTTCAACCCCACCGCTTCCTTTTCCTGTTAACCATGCCTCCAGCTCATCATATAATCAGTCAGGAACCAAGCATCAAACTGTACCTAATGGTTTCGTACACTTCACTCTCCCGAAAACTCCTGCAGATGGGTTCGACTTTTATTTCTCACATGATGGTATGCAGACCGCTTGGGTTCCAAAGGATAGGACAGAAGAGCTGGCTCTTGATCTGATCCGACGTTTGGGTGAGCTAAAGCTGGAGTTCAAAGTTTGGACAGATTGGGCTAGTGATAGGGTGATGCAGTCAACAAGTAGGTTGGCAACTGAAAAAGCTATTCTAGCATCTCTGAGAAAGGAAGTGGAAAAGGCTGAGGACTGTGGTGTCTTTAATAGAAAGAAGCTTGAGGAGACAGAAAAAGCAATAGAGAACACTTCTCATGAGCTTGATCGTGCTGATTCTCGTGTACTGGAGCTTGCAAGTGATATTTCATGTTGTAGGCTTCAGAAGGAAGCTGCAAAGTTACAGGAACAGCGGTCAGATGCAAGTTGTGCTGACATATtaaggaagaaaaatgaatCCCTTGAGAAACTTAAGTCTGTGGGGAAAGAGAAGATTCATTTGCAGGAGGAGCTTGCTGCTGAAAGCAGTAAGGTAACTAAGctagaaaaaaatcttgaacGTGCTAAAGGATATATGGATAGTTTAAAG AAAAGGTGCCAGGAAGGAGAAAAGATGGTTGAGGAAGCTAAGGAACAGGTTCACTTTGAAAAGAATGAGCTTCGGCGGATTGAGATGTCAGCAAGAACAGAGTCCAACCTTCTAATACTTAATGCACAAAATGAAGCGCGGGGGTTGCAGGCTAATATTAAACACCTTGAACAGCTGGTGCACGAAAGATTGGAGTCTCTGCATCAATCCATGAAAGAAGTGGGCAGTAGTAACAACTTTTGGATCATTCCTGAGATTGCGAATCATCCAGCACTTGGGCTTGAATCTGTGCGGCGGGAGCAAGAATGTGTCATGTGTATGGAAGAGGAGATTTCAGTAGTTTTTCTCCCATGCCGGCATCAGGTTGTCTGTGTGGGGTGTAATCAGCTTCATCAAGACCAGGGCATGACAGACTGTCCATCCTGCAGATCTCCCATCAAGAGAAGGATCTGTGCTCGCTTTGCTGACAGCAGTTAG
- the LOC102706252 gene encoding syntaxin-52-like: MAGMVSSPDPWVREYSESSRLADDVTSIIGERGSLPQSGPEIMRHTSGILRKITILGRRLDSLEALLSRIPPKLITDKQLHKRQDMLSNMKSRAKLMATSFNMSNFANREDLLGQSKK, encoded by the exons ATGGCAGGAATGGTGTCGTCTCCGGATCCATGGGTGAGGGAGTACAGCGAGTCGTCCAGGCTCGCGGATGATGTAACCTCCATAATTGGTGAGAGAGGGTCGCTCCCGCAGTCTGGCCCGGAGATCATGCGCCACACGTCGGGGATTCTGAGGAAGATAACCATTCTCGGCAGGAGGCTGGATAGCTTGGAGGCGCTGCTCTCCAGGATTCCTCCGAAATTGAT CACAGACAAGCAGTTGCATAAGCGGCAGGACATGCTTTCAAATATGAAATCTAGAGCAAAGCTGATGGCTACAAGTTTCAACATGTCAAACTTTGCCAACAG GGAGGATTTGCTTGGTCAAAGTAAGAAATGA